One genomic segment of Panulirus ornatus isolate Po-2019 chromosome 3, ASM3632096v1, whole genome shotgun sequence includes these proteins:
- the LOC139761073 gene encoding uncharacterized protein: MAHHSKQIVMKCLVVAALVVAAVGSPIPDSCEYEVVGYSGAVSTGPHYATHYTATPTGQHYQATYATAGAPVVATADVQKATAAFMAAWNAAAARAATIQSTLVKSAPTGGYVIQVPKQVEATEEVKKATAQFMAAWNEAAQRATTVEYAVDALPRPVGQTAEVQKATTEFMAAWEAAAQQASSLRQAVTVSASPYSAVPQQVQATEEVKKATSEFMAAWRKAAARVPTIQTTMYQIAGVSPAAGAPKLVGGVPQFTPEVARARAEFTKAWNAAAAAAQAAPDVHIIMGGTSGPAAVPYAAAPAPAPARGLPKPVQPTPEVQRATAAFMAAWNTAAARASTIRAALVKAAPSGRYVYDVPKQVQETEEVKRATAQFMAAWNAAAQRATVVEQAIGTLPQPVQQTAEVRRATAEFMAAWEAAAQQASAIRQAVTVSATPYSAPQQVQATEEVKRATAAFMAEWRKAAARVPSIQTTLYTISGTAPAQQIPQIVDGVPQFTPEVAKATAEFMKVWEAAAAAAEAAPDVNIIMGASARHRAPQPAAPHTPAAVTYAAAPAPAPARGLPKPVQPTPEVQRATAAFMAAWNTAAARASKIRAALVKTAPSGKYVYDVPKQVQETEEVRRATAQFMAAWNAAAQRATVVEQAIGTLPQPVQQTAEVRRATAEFMAAWEAAAQQASAIRQAVTVSATPYSAPQQVEATEEVKRATAAFMAAWKKAAARVPSIQTTLYTISGTAPAQQIPQIVDGVPQFTPEVAKATAEFMKVWEAAAAAAEAAPDVNIIMGASARHRAPQPAAPHTPAAVTYAAAPAPAPARGLPKPVQPTPEVQRATAAFMAAWNTAAARASKIRAALVKTAPSGKYVYDVPKQVQETEEVRRATAQFMAAWNAAARRATVVEQAIGTLPQPVQQTAEVQRATAEFMAAWEAAAQQASAIRQAVTVSATPYSAPQQVQATDEVKRATAAFMAAWKKAAARVPSIQTTLYTISGTAPAQQIPKIVDGVPQFTPEVAKATAEFMKVWEAAAAAAEAAPDVNIIMGASARHRAPQPAAPHTPAAVPYAAAPAPAPARGLPKPVQPTPEVQRATAAFMAAWNTAAARASKIRAALVKTAPSGKYVYDVPKQVQETEEVRRATAQFMAAWNAAARRATVVEQAIGTLPQPVQQTAEVRRATAEFMAAWEAAAQQASAIRQAVTVSATPYSAPQQVEATEEVKRATAAFMAEWRKAAARVPSIQTTLYTISGTAPAQQIPKIVDGVPQFTPEVAKATAEFMKVWEAAAAAAEAAPDVHIIMGASAQHRAPQPAAPHTPAAVSYAAAPAAYHGPPQPVQPTPEVQRATAAFMAAWNAAAERATKIQATLVKSADTIAPPRQVEDTSAVKKATAEFMAAWNAAARRATVVEQAISTLPQQVDYTDDVKTATAEFMASWHAAAQRASAINTAVSATTYGIPQQVQPTREVQQATAEFMKAWNTAAARVPTIETTLYTLSGSAALDPARAPQPVSDTPEVAAAKRAFMAQFRAAQEAAARASLSRGVLPAPTVLSVSPAQHLAYSAGGLHHGYTISDRIFAPFAGFPIYVKDC; encoded by the exons ATGGCGCACCACAGCAAGCAGATCGTCATGAAGTGCTTG GTGGTAGCAGCGTtagtggtggcagcggtggggTCGCCCATTCCCGACAGCTGTGAATATGAAGTCGTTGGATACAGCGGGGCGGTGTCCACTGGGCCACACTATGCGACACACTACACAGCCACCCCGACTGGACAACATTACCAGGCGACATATGCAACCGCGGGGGCACCAGTTGTAGCCACAGCTGATGTTCAAAAAGCGACTGCTGCATTCATGGCAGCATGGAATGCAGCAGCTGCAAGGGCAGCAACGATTCAGTCGACACTGGTGAAATCCGCACCAACAGGAGGATATGTCATTCAAGTTCCCAAACAAGTAGAAGCAACTGAAGAAGTGAAGAAGGCAACAGCTCAGTTTATGGCAGCGTGGAATGAAGCTGCTCAACGTGCAACAACGGTTGAATACGCGGTTGATGCTCTACCAAGACCAGTAGGGCAAACAGCCGAAGTTCAGAAGGCCACAACAGAATTTATGGCGGCATGGGAAGCTGCTGCACAACAAGCTTCATCCCTCAGACAAGCAGTGACTGTGTCTGCTAGCCCTTACTCCGCTGTTCCCCAACAGGTACAAGCTACCGAAGAAGTCAAGAAAGCTACATCGGAATTCATGGCAGCCTGGAGAAAAGCAGCGGCACGTGTGCCTACCATTCAAACCACCATGTACCAGATTGCAGGCGTTTCACCAGCAGCTGGAGCCCCAAAACTTGTAGGAGGTGTTCCCCAATTTACCCCCGAAGTGGCAAGAGCAAGAGCTGAATTCACCAAGGCTTGGAATGCTGCCGCTGCAGCTGCTCAAGCAGCTCCTGATGTCCACATCATTATGGGAGGCACATCTGGACCAGCTGCTGTGCCCTATGCTGCAGCACCAGCCCCTGCTCCTGCACGTGGATTACCTAAGCCTGTTCAGCCCACACCAGAAGTGCAGCGGGCTACTGCTGCATTCATGGCTGCATGGAACACAGCTGCTGCCAGAGCATCTACGATCCGGGCAGCTTTGGTCAAGGCTGCGCCCTCTGGAAGGTACGTATATGATGTTCCAAAGCAAGtacaagaaacagaagaagttAAAAGGGCAACAGCTCAGTTTATGGCAGCATGGAATGCAGCTGCTCAACGTGCAACTGTTGTAGAACAAGCTATTGGCACTCTACCTCAGCCAGTACAGCAAACTGCTGAGGTCAGGCGAGCTACCGCTGAGTTTATGGCTGCTTGGGAAGCTGCTGCTCAACAGGCATCAGCTATTAGGCAAGCTGTCACTGTGTCGGCTACCCCTTATTCTGCTCCCCAGCAAGTACAGGCTACTGAAGAAGTCAAGAGAGCTACAGCAGCTTTCATGGcagaatggaggaaggcagcagcTCGTGTACCTTCCATTCAGACAACATTATACACGATTTCAGGTACAGCACCAGCCCAACAAATTCCACAAATTGTTGACGGTGTTCCACAATTTACTCCTGAGGTTGCAAAAGCAACGGCTGAGTTTATGAAGGTTTGggaagctgctgctgcagctgccgaAGCAGCCCCTGATGTCAACATCATTATGGGTGCCAGTGCTCGACACCGTGCTCCACAGCCtgcagccccacacacaccagctgctgtgacCTATGCTGCAGCACCTGCCCCGGCTCCTGCACGTGGATTACCTAAACCTGTTCAGCCCACACCAGAAGTACAGCGGGCTACCGCTGCATTCATGGCTGCATGGAACACAGCTGCTGCCAGAGCATCTAAGATCCGGGCAGCTTTGGTCAAGACTGCACCCTCTGgcaagtatgtatatgatgttccaAAGCAAGtacaagaaacagaagaagttAGAAGGGCAACAGCTCAGTTTATGGCAGCATGGAATGCAGCTGCTCAACGTGCAACTGTTGTAGAACAAGCTATTGGCACTCTACCTCAGCCAGTACAGCAAACTGCTGAGGTCAGGCGAGCTACCGCTGAGTTTATGGCTGCTTGGGAAGCTGCTGCTCAACAGGCATCAGCTATTAGGCAAGCTGTCACTGTGTCGGCTACCCCTTATTCTGCTCCCCAGCAAGTAGAGGCTACTGAAGAGGTCAAGAGAGCTACAGCAGCTTTCATGGCAGCCTGGAAGAAAGCAGCAGCTCGCGTACCTTCCATTCAGACAACATTATACACGATTTCAGGTACAGCACCAGCCCAACAAATTCCACAAATTGTTGACGGTGTTCCACAATTTACTCCTGAGGTTGCAAAAGCAACGGCTGAGTTTATGAAGGTTTGggaagctgctgctgcagctgccgaAGCAGCCCCTGATGTCAACATCATTATGGGTGCCAGTGCTCGACACCGTGCTCCACAGCCtgcagccccacacacaccagctgctgtgacCTATGCTGCAGCACCTGCCCCGGCTCCTGCACGTGGATTACCTAAACCTGTTCAGCCCACACCAGAAGTACAGCGGGCTACTGCTGCATTCATGGCTGCATGGAACACAGCTGCTGCCAGAGCATCTAAGATCCGGGCAGCTTTGGTCAAGACTGCACCCTCTGgcaagtatgtatatgatgttccaAAGCAAGtacaagaaacagaagaagttAGAAGGGCAACAGCTCAGTTTATGGCAGCATGGAATGCAGCTGCTCGACGTGCAACTGTCGTAGAACAAGCTATTGGCACTCTACCTCAGCCAGTACAGCAAACTGCTGAGGTCCAGAGAGCTACCGCTGAGTTTATGGCTGCTTGGGAAGCTGCTGCTCAACAGGCTTCAGCTATTAGGCAAGCTGTCACTGTGTCGGCTACCCCTTATTCTGCTCCCCAGCAAGTACAGGCTACTGACGAGGTCAAGAGAGCTACAGCAGCTTTCATGGCAGCCTGGAAGAAAGCAGCAGCTCGCGTACCTTCCATTCAGACAACATTATACACGATTTCAGGTACAGCACCAGCCCAACAAATTCCAAAAATTGTTGATGGCGTTCCTCAATTTACTCCTGAGGTTGCAAAAGCAACGGCTGAGTTTATGAAGGTTTGggaagctgctgctgcagctgccgaAGCAGCCCCTGATGTTAACATCATCATGGGAGCCAGTGCTCGACACCGTGCTCCACAGCCtgcagccccacacacaccagctgctgtgcCCTATGCTGCAGCACCTGCCCCGGCTCCTGCACGTGGATTACCTAAACCTGTTCAGCCCACACCAGAAGTACAGCGGGCTACTGCTGCATTCATGGCTGCTTGGAACACAGCTGCTGCCAGAGCATCTAAGATCCGGGCAGCTTTGGTCAAGACTGCACCCTCTGgcaagtatgtatatgatgttccaAAGCAAGtacaagaaacagaagaagttAGAAGGGCAACAGCTCAGTTTATGGCAGCATGGAATGCAGCTGCTCGACGTGCAACTGTTGTAGAACAAGCTATTGGCACTCTACCTCAGCCAGTACAGCAAACTGCTGAGGTCAGGCGAGCTACCGCCGAGTTTATGGCTGCTTGGGAAGCTGCTGCTCAACAGGCTTCAGCTATTAGGCAAGCTGTCACTGTGTCGGCTACCCCTTATTCTGCTCCCCAGCAAGTAGAGGCTACTGAAGAGGTCAAGAGAGCTACAGCAGCTTTCATGGcagaatggaggaaggcagcagcTCGTGTACCTTCCATTCAGACAACATTATACACGATTTCAGGTACAGCACCAGCCCAACAAATTCCAAAAATTGTTGACGGTGTTCCTCAATTTACTCCTGAGGTTGCAAAAGCAACGGCGGAATTTATGAAGGTTTGggaagctgctgctgcagctgccgaAGCAGCTCCTGATGTCCACATCATTATGGGAGCCAGTGCTCAACACCGTGCTCCACAGCCtgcagccccacacacaccagctgctgtgtcATATGCTGCAGCACCTGCAGCATATCACGGACCACCTCAGCCTGTTCAGCCTACACCAGAAGTACAGCGGGCAACTGCTGCATTCATGGCTGCATGGAATGCAGCTGCTGAGCGAGCAACTAAAATACAAGCAACCTTAGTTAAATCTGCTGATACCATTGCACCCCCTCGGCAAGTGGAAGACACATCTGCTGTGAAGAAGGCCACTGCTGAGTTTATGGCAGCATGGAATGCAGCTGCTCGACGTGCTACTGTTGTAGAACAAGCTATCTCAACTCTACCCCAGCAGGTTGATTATACTGATGATGTCAAGACGGCTACTGCAGAGTTTATGGCATCCTGGCATGCTGCAGCCCAACGAGCATCAGCTATTAATACAGCCGTCTCGGCAACCACCTATGGTATTCCTCAGCAAGTACAACCCACAAGGGAAGTACAGCAAGCCACAGCTGAATTCATGAAGGCCTGGAATACCGCAGCAGCAAGGGTTCCTACCATTGAAACAACCTTGTACACACTCTCTGGATCTGCTGCTCTTGACCCAGCGCGGGCTCCTCAGCCCGTGTCTGATACTCCAGAGGTGGCAGCTGCTAAACGGGCTTTTATGGCTCAGTTCCGTGCAGCCCAGGAAGCCGCAGCGCGTGCTTCGCTGAGCCGCGGTGTACTCCCAGCCCCAACAGTGCTATCTGTATCCCCAGCCCAACACCTAGCTTACAGTGCCGGCGGCCTTCATCATGGATACACCATCAGCGACCGAATCTTCGCTCCCTTTGCTGGGTTTCCCATCTACGTTAAGGACTGTTAG